The sequence CATAGtttcattttcatatttttggAATTGTTCTTGAACTTCTGGTGGAACGATAATTTGATAAGAAGTTGAAGGATTTGGTTGAACGATACCACGTCTCTTTAACATTAACTCTTCTCTAGCATTTTTTCTAATACCAATTGAGTTTTCTTCTCTCTTTCTTCTTGCTGTTTCACTATCGagtgattttttaaattctttcttTCTACTATCTTGTTTATCTCTTgatgacattttttttatttttttttttttttattaatttatatatctATTGTTTATAAGTAATGTGCAATTGGAATAAAGGAAAATTAGGTATGAagtgtaaataaaataaaaaaaaataaataaaaaataaaaaataaaaaataaaaaataaaaaataaagtaaagtTATGGTAAGACTAATTAGTTTATTGaaatgtttatttaaatttggtagtgttttttttaaaaaaaaaaaaaaaaataaataaataatagacCATATTCCAAAACTAAACTATATAGATTATCACTTActgtttaaattatttgtgtttttatttatttatttttttttgttatgtTTGTTTGTGAactatgaaaaaaaaaaaaattttgaaataaaaagaaaaaacttttttttttttttttggcccatttaaataaaaaaaattttaaaatcaattccGTTATTTAGCGCACttttttgttgttggaggtggtttaaattcaaatttcaaaaaaaaatttctaataattattttttttcactgTTTAACagcaaatttattttattttttaatttattttaatttttttaaattgtgcatattaaaaaaaaaaaaaaacaataccaaacatttatttgatattttgaTACTGTTTTATTTgctattgttttttttttttttttgtcttaaataaatattattattgaaattatttgatattgtttttataaacaaataaataaataaataaataaataaataaataaataaataaataaatatatagataaacaaacaacaaatagataaaaaaataaaatataataaaataaaaaaaataaataaataaataaaataaaataaaataaaataaaataaaataaaataaaataaaataaaataaaataaaataaaataaaataaaataaaataaagcaataactaatatttttttataattttagaatcatcaaaaatatttacagTTGATTTGATGGAAGGGAAAATATTGGAGTTCAGCAACCAACCAAACGGAACAATTAGTAAAACGTGCAGTATCAAGAATGTTTTTGGGTTGAGGAGAATAAACtacaacaaattttttttttaaagaaaatatacTTACatgaaaaaatgaatatttgaattatttaattgaaaaaaaaaaaaaaaaaaaaaaaaaaaaaaaaaaaaaaaaaaaaaaaaaaaaaaaaaacagtataaattaaaattaattaattacatttataaaaaaaataaataaacattttctttgtttgtttgatttaaaatttaaccTAAAATTTTAGGATGATCCAGAGGAATTAAAGGTGTATTTGATGGATGGAAAATGTTGGAATTCAGCAACCGATCAAATGTTACAATTAGCATACCAATTAAAGAATGTTTTGGTTTGAATAGAATAAAttacaacttttttttttttaaaaaaaatgtatatatataaacatataaaaaaaatatctaaataattaaaaaaaaaaaaactgattatattaaaattataaaaaaaaaaaaaggaaaaaaataaacattttctttatttgttttaatttaaattttgcactaaaattttctttttttaaatggacCAGTATCTTCACGAGgatcatcatttttatttctatttgtttctatattattattattattattattattattattataattattattaaaattattatcttcatcatctccatcaaaaattaattcaccaTCGTCATATTCAGAGGTATCATATGATTCATCTTCATactcttcatcatcaaatgaatgattttgaaatgtAGTTGAAGTTGAGGTGGTTGTAGATGAAgatatgttattattattattattattgatgttgtttttattaataatattattaatattatatttactgttatcactattattatttccatcactatttccattattattattattattactattattattgctattattattattattgctattattattattgctattattattgttattattattattgatattaatattaatattatttttattattattattattattattattaatatcatgaTTTCTATTTGATTGTCTTCTTTGTTGTGGACTTGttacttttttatctttttttctactttttgtaattcttttatcagattcaaataaattctttttaaattgataaaaaaaagttaaatcgTCATTATCTAAATCTTTCTTTTGAATATGAACATTTGTTAACCattgtaaatttttaaaatcgaTTTCAATGAAACGTTGATCCAACCGATAATTACCAGTAATTCCCCATAACCCATATAATCTAccaaaatatttatcaattgtCATCCTATGtgattcaaattcttttaaattatcatttatatttattattctcATTTCATCAATACACtttgaatttgtatttgtagttgtagtagttgtcaTTGTGGCCGTCGTTGCCGTCATCATGGTCGTCGTCATTGTATATTCCTGtatattactactactactactattactattattataattttgtgAATTTAATGGTGGTGTAGTTGTTGCACTAGATggtaaactattattattacaataattactttgattgttattattttgattattttgactattttgattattttgattattttgattattttgattttgattttgattaacTATTTGAACCATACCattaacatttttataataatttgaataagGTAATGAGGAACCTGTTTGAGGATCGaataaagttaaaattgcccatgatttaaatttaccagTTTGATCAATTTCTGAAGGTGTATCTTGTTTTTGAAGATAGTTTAATAGATTATGTTTTTGTTGATTAAATATGGTTAGATCAGGTGTTGAACCAAGATAAGGTGCAGAaacaaaaattgaataatgtGGTGAACTGAATTGAACTGCAACCATAAATTTAATGCCATATATGTTATTAATTGGATCAAAGTATTCCTTTTTCTTTGAATCTGCTATTGTAGTTTTAATAGTGATACAATCAACTATTAAACCAATATGATATGGattcttttgaattttaaaattattttgattattattattattattattattattattattattattaatattatttgaattattattattattattattattattattattattattaataccattAACTGATGGTCTAAATATATCAAATGGTAAATCTCTTTTTGAAAGTTGATCAATTACAATACGTATCTTTTGTACAACCCGACTAATTGTAACTTGAGTAACGTTAAACATTTTACTAATGTGTGTTGTGCTTGATCCTGCTTTACTAAATgctaaatataataataatttatcgaaattattgaatttattctttttgaaATCACTAAAATAATGTTTACAAACTTCACATAATACCAAAATTTCCCTCTCtgtaaaatttataatttcattaaaactattctcttgttttaattttttaaatatatttgaatattcttcaatatttaattctgAATCttcacaattattattattttgattattttgattattttgattatcatCACTATaatattcatcatcttctgaaaaattattattattattattattattattattattattattattattattattattattattattattaatattattattattgttattattattattattattattattaaatgatgattttgaatttaatgttGGTGAAGTTGATAAAGGTGTTGTTGATGCTTTTCCTTCAATatattgtttctttttatctAAATATTCAACCAATTCTCCAATATTTTTGGCAATATCGGGTTTACTAAATTGAGTTTGTGTTTTTATTGGTTGATACTTTGAGGGTTTACTATTTGGTTTTGGATCTTGGGTGTTTTATATCCATTATAATTGTCTTTAttggaattattattattattattattattattattattattattattattattattattattattattattattattattattattattattataagtactattaatattattattcatattttttaaattattactattattgctatagtaatattttaatttttaaattgtaaatctattttttttattttaaatttatatataaaatatataaattattattatttggttattgtttgttttttttatttttttggttttggtttttttcaaaaatttttttttttttttttttttttttttctgttatatctatttttttttatatcaattttttttttttaattttttttttttttaattttttaaatcttttttttttttttaaaaaaatttttttttttgtctgtaatggacaaaaaaaaaaaagaaaaaaagttgTGAAAATAGTCTTAAAAACTTTGTTGGTGCCGACAGTGAATagtttgaattattaaaatacccctttttttttttttttttttttttttttttttttttttttttttttttttttttttattttagtttattattattatttattattattattattattattttactatttttattattattatcatatagatttttattattatttttatttttattattattttaattattatttttatttttattattattattatttaatttaaattacaaaaagataaaggtaaaaaaaaaaatgcatGTGTGAAATTTTTGTTggaaaaaagtttatttactttttttaaaagaaaaaaaagtaaaaaacaataatacaaCAAGATTAAAATGAGTTTGTTTGGAGTGGTATGACAATGCTGTTGTTGGAAATgcattaaacaaaaaaaaaaaattaaaaaattaaaaaaaaaaataaaaaatttgaattttttcgattaaaaaaatttttttttatttttttcaattttataatcaaaatggagtcgttttgaaaaaaaaattgtttagaaAGGTAATGGGagcagaaaaaaaaaaaaaaatgttaaaaatagaaattaattttgaagttttcaaaaaattaaaaaaaaaaataaaaaaaataaaaaaaaaaataaataaaaaataaaaataataatgataattaataaaaaaaaaagaaataaaattaaacaaataaatttttttaaaaaaaaaaaaaataaaaaaaaaatagtaaaaataaaaaaaaaaaaaaaaaaagaaaaaaaattattgtgtaaaatggttttaaaaaatatcttggttttacaaaaaaaccctgcacaaaaataaataaaaaaaaaaaaaaaataaaaaaaaaaaagacaagtCTGCCATGATTTCTcaattccaaattttttttttttttttattatcatttttatttttttttaattttttttttcttcccACTTGTccatcaaattttaaatatcttgAAAGATGGGgcaattctattttttttttttttttcttttttttttttttttttttttttttttttttttttttttttttgaaaatcaaaaacacaTTTTTCCcatttttccaaaaattttttttgatcaaaaaaaaaataaaaaaaaaataaaaaaaaaaataaaaattaattttatttttttttttttcaaaaataaaataaaataaaaaataataaaataaatgtttaaatCTTTTGATGGATTAAAATTATCGAATTCAGAGTTAGAGGGAAGGTATATTATAGCAAATAGAGATATTGACATTGGAGAGAGTATATTAAAATGTAAATCATATTTTGCAGTTACATgtgaagattttaaaaagaatagtTGTTACAATTGTATAAAGTTAATTAAATCACCATCACCTCAACAAGTACCAAGATGTTTTGGATGTAATGAAGTTTGGTATTGTAGTGAAAAATGTAAACAAGATAATCAAGCAAAACATCAACATTATGAATGTGCATTTTTCAACAATATAAAATcaccaaaattaattcaaaattcaaaacTCGATTTCGATTCATACTCTGAAATCAGAATAATACTTGGTTTACTCTCAAGATATTATcaagataaattattaaataataaattcaattcatcaataataataaataatcaacaagatgatgaagaagattttATAAAAGATACATTGGATGGTGTATTAGATTTAGTagaaaatgatataaatgaAGAAACAAATAGTGTAGCAAAAgaatatattgataatattattgaatatattataaatatattaaaattaacaataaataataatagtaatgataataataataataataataataataataataataataataataataataataataataataataataataataataataataataatattgaagaattaattaaattaattagaccattaattcaaaaagttAGATGTAATCAATTTGGAATTTGGACAAAGAATGATAAATGTATTGGTATGGCAGTATCACCAAGTAGTAGTTATTTTAATCATTCATGTATACCAAATTGTGAATCGGTTAGAGATGGTAGTGATATgacatttaaatcattatttccaattaaaaaaggtgACCAAATTAATATCTCTTATTTGGCATTAGATAAATCAACTAAAAGACGTAGagattatttgaaatttggtTACTACTTTCATTGTCAATGTCCAAGATGTAATTCAACAGATATTGATCCAACTGGTAAATTAGAGGATTCATTAGATAATTggatttcaaaattttattgcCATCAAAAGAAATGTACAGGTTTatattattcaaaattaaaattatcactACAATCATTAACCAACATTGATAATCATGAAATTCAATTATCATGTTCAACTTGTAAtgatcaattaattgttaattcaaatttttatttaaataaaccaaattattaaataaaaaaaaaaaaaaataaaaaataaaaaaacatattttctcacataaaatttaaatcccGATTTCAtgccactttttttttcacatttttatttttattttcacattttttttttttttttatttttatttttttttatttttatttttttttatttttatttttttttttctaaaacaCAGTTTTGTGGTTTTTACtgatcgaaaaaaaaaaaaattaaaaaattaataaattaattattaaatgtttaaatcttttaatggattagaattaaaaagttCAGAGAATGAAGGTCGTTATTTAATAGCAACTCGTGATATTCAAATTGGagaagatttattaaaatgtaaATCATATTTTGCAGTTACATCAGAAACTTTAAAAACAACATCatgttttaattgtattaaacaattaccatcagttattaaattatcattaaaatgtAATCAATGTAATGAAATTTGGTATTGTAATGAACAatgtaaaaatgaaaatattaataaacatCAACATTATGAatgtaaattttataaaaaattaaaatcaccaaaattaaaagtttatccaaattttgatattgaaaCATTTACAGAAATTAGAATGATCGTTGGTTTGTTATCAAGATATTAtcaagatattttattaaataataaatttattgaacaacaattaaataacaacaataataataataatgataatgaacaATTAACAAATACATTAGATGATGTTTTTGATTTAGTAGAAAATCAAGTTACAGAAGAATCAAATCCAGCAGCAAAAGAAAGAATTGATTCAATCGTTGAATTTATAAGtgaattgtttaatttagtattattagggtcaacaacaacaaaatcaataattaataatgatgataaaattgaaatgattaggaaaattaatgaaaaaagtaGATCAATTATACATAAAACTAGATGTAATCAATTTGGAATTTGGACAAAGAATGATAAGTGTATTGGTGTTGCAGTATCACCAAGTAGTAGTTATTTTAATCATTCTTGTATACCAAATTGTACAGATGTTAGAGATGGTAGTAATATgacatttaaatcattatatcCAATTAAAAAGGGTGACCAATTGACAATATCTTATATTGAATTAGATCAACCAATACAAGATAGAAAAGATGAATTAAAGTATGGTTATTACTTTGATTGTATTTGTCCAAGATGTAATGgtgattcaaattcaattgattcaatggATAATTGGATTTCAAAGTTTTATTGTTCTCAAAAGAAATGTACAGGTTTATATTATTCAAAACCAATgataccaattttaaatacattaACTTCAAATCATGAAATTCAATTATCTTGttcaaattgtaataatattaatatagttacaccttctttttttaataaataaataaataattattttaattttcactctttttttaaattttattattattattaagcttgttataatttatttatttattctttttaggaaaaaaaaaaaaaaaaaaaaaaaaatagtttctatttgttttaaaattaaaagatgaaaagAATATATTAAACATTAATACTTTtccattttatataaaaatggaaattttttttttaattaacactcttttcaattttaatatatcaaaCAAATGAGTAAATAATTGAggtatcatttaatttaaaaaaaaaaaaacaagtaaATTGTTTGgagatattataaaaaaaaaagattaaataataataatttttaaaatctttaatatttttaaaaaatttattaatttatttttatttaatgtaaaataacaataaatttttttttttaaaaatttttaaatatttattatgtttgttataaatattttatgtttcattattatttttttttattttttattttaaatttttattttttattttttttttttattattactaattttCTAATTGTACATCACAATTATCTCTACATTTTTGCATTAGTACAACGCATTTTGACCATTCAGTTTTACAAAATTCTCTATTATCATCAACACAATCACTATAACAATCACCATTTATTCCATTTGAtgatattatcattaaataaaccactaaaaaaatacaaaaaaagagagttaatttctaaaagattaaaatttgttttttaaaaaaaaaatattttattgttaataaaaaatatgtataaataaataaaaaaattgttaaaaaaaattttattttaccattattctatttttattttgtttcaataattagattttataaattaaaaaaaaaaaaaaaaaaaaaaaagttaaaacccttgtcaaatttaaaaatctttttttaaatttttgtttttattttaaaataaaaaaaaaaaaaaaaaaatattaaaaaacaaaaaaaaaaaaaaaaataatagtaattaatGGGTGGtattaataaagtttttttcatataatttcattaatatttatacCAAAAACACCCACAAAAAAGGAGAtcttattaattattaccattttttgaaattatatacATAATTACCcccaacaaaaaaaaaaaaaaaataattatttcttttttcttttttttttttttttttttttttttttttttttcttttttatttatttttaaatttgattaaaaaaaaaaaaaaacatattattacataaaaaatttaattattatttttttaaatttatatttatttttaattcattgatatgttttaaaattttcatttattattataattattataattgatattattattatttttaaaatttatttatttttgttcaataccaaattcaatattacAACTTTCTTGGCATTTACCAACAACTACATCACAAAGAAATTGATCCTTTCCACAGTATCTAGTATTCTTTTTGAAGCAATTTGCATAACATTCATTCACATTACCAAGGGAAAAacttattgttattataataataataattacaatcAAGATATTCATTTTGTTCtacaattataaaattttgttgagaaaataaaaaaaaaaaaaaataaatgaaaataattaatattttaaaacgttattataaataataccaCATTATCCATACCATTTTTTATAgtatactattatttttttaattttactgttaattttaaatttataattattaaataaaaaaataaaaaaaaaaactttgtttttatagtgataaaattaaagaaaaaaaaaaaaaaaaaaaaaaaaaaaaaaaaaaaggaaattaaaaatatatttgttttttcattaaaatgaatttaaagaaaaaaagctACCCTAAATTCTACTTTAATCATCATCACATAtgaaataaatcattatctaAAAGATTCAAGTATGggtatatataaaaattttaatatacttactttttgattatttattattttttttttataataaaaaatatgtctattagattattttattttattttattttatttttttagtatcaatattattattattattactatttgtttttattatttttttttttgttttttattttttttttttttatttttttttatttattcattttccAAATTGTCAATGTTTCATTCacactaatttttttatttttaatattttattattttaattttaNNNNNNNNNNNNNNNNNNNNNNNNNNNNNNNNNNNNNNNNNNNNNNNNNNNNNNNNNNNNNNNNNNNNNNNNNNNNNNNNNNNNNNNNNNNNNNNNNNNNttttttttttttttcctaaaaaccaaaaaaataaccaaataaatattattagtatGGAGAtgacttttttatttttaaaaaaataaaagtaaaaaaaagttatcggtccatttgtattttttttttttttttattcattttttctttttttttaaatttaactgTTTGCctcattatttataataataataatgattattaatgattttaaaatttttattttttgtagtttatttattatgttACCccctttttaatttttaattttactttttatttttacttttttactttataaaattttttattttttttaaatttttaaaaatattaactaggtaattttatttgtaaataataataataataattttgtattaaaataattaattatgtATTTTGATAAACAAAATGATGTTTCCCTTGGTATGACCTTTTTGTTTATATTCTAATTTTTGTTAATCATTTAAGGTTTCAATAGGGTGaatcttttattatattttctaTTGTTCTAGAAGGTTTACTTTAATACTTGCTTTTGGGCAGATATTTTAAGTGATAATGGTATAGTTTTTTTAGTTTGTAGCTCTTTACtcctttgttgttgtttagtgtaactttatttttatttttatttttataaatattatttataataataaaattataatttttttaaaaactattatcaTCAACAGTCATACAATTTCCATAGCAGTTAAacaagtaaaaataatttataaatcacTCTAATCATTAACATAAAAtagttaaaataataataataataaaaataattatatataatgattatatataatgataaaagttccttgtttttttttttttttttttcaaaaatcaaaaatgtaaataatttaaaactttaaaatctttgttttaattaaaacaatatttttccttggttttataattattaatgttttttttccttttaataaataaaataaaataaaaaataaaaataaaaaataaaaataaaaaatctccttaaaatttttatacttcttaaataattaattaattatttataaaaaataaattggatTTATTGGACATACaaaggttttttttgttgtttttttttattttttttaggggGTGACATagaatttcattaatttatttcatcAATATTTTATCAACTACAGCAACAAGCATTGATGagataataaatcaaataaaaaaataaaactatttaatttatttttttcctataatctttaatgaaaatacttGTTTAAAATAACCTTTGTTCCACCTTCAAAGTTTTCCATTAATACGAATATttcaggttttttttttttttttttttttttattattttaaataaccCAACCATAtcttttttctatttttataatttattttttttttttttttttttttttttttttgtaaagattaaatttaaatctaaaaactgggtgttattttatttgtcaGTTGTTACTTTATCTTATTATATGTGGGAAAAAATGTCTCCCGTGATGATTTTTATCGTTTACAAGCAAAACTAGTATTAActattttttgtaaaaccTCAAAGATGAACAatcaagttttttttttttttgtagtgCACTCAAAATGGGaaacaatttataaaaaaaatttgtttagaaaaacaattaaaaaaaaataaaaaaaatcataaattaataacaaataaaaaaaaatgataaaaaaaaaaggggttaaaaatagaattaattcttttttttttcattatttattataataaatcaatattgattattttattttttttatttttgaaaatcaaaaaaaaaaaaaagaaaaaaaagataccAAAATGACAAATTTGTCCGAGTCAATatcaaaatatattttacaaactaaaaaaaatcattttttatccAATTTTAACAGATCCAAAACAAAATAACTATAGGTGTATAATTGAACCTGAATTTTATTCTGAATTTTAGGTTTAATTAAACCTctactattattttgttttgtatctgttaaaaatggaaaaaaaatgaatatttgaGTTTCTAAAATATATCTTTGAATTTCTCCTTTTAATCtagatttgatttttttttttttttttttccttttcagAATTAATTCTTTCTACTTcactttaataataaatttaaaaacattaaaatttaattattatacaattattaaaaaaaaaaaaaaaaaaaaaaattacctttttaaAACCCATTGAAATTGTTGCAGTGATTATATAATGCTTGATATGGTTGAAATGGATTGGTCCATCCATTTCCTGTTGACTGGTTGTTGAGGTTTGAtcgattaaaaaaaaaaaaaaaatatgatttagtcaatcaaataacaaagaaaaatgattaaagtgaataaaaaaaaaaaaaaaagttaaataatTACCTATAAAAATTAACAGCGGGTCTGTCAATAATGGTAATGTTCAGATCTgaattcaatttaatttttttattttttttaattttattttttttttttttttttatttcaattttttttaatttttttttttttttaatttttttttttttttttttttttttttttttttttttttttaatatcaaaaaacTACCAAATTTCAAACAAAATGATATAcaacatatatatatttaataaagacGGAACATGTATATATTATGAAGattggaataaaaaaaaacagtctCAAAATCAATCAGAGgatcaaaaattattgtttggTATGCTTTATTCCTTAAAAGCATTTATtacttcatcatcaccaaaaaagtatgtttttttttttttactcctatttatatttacatttataaaaaaaaaaaaaataccacaAATTctggtataaaaaaaattaattataatgactaataatctttttttttttttttttccttttagAATTGACGATAAAACAGGATTTCATTGTTATAAAACATCAACTTATAAATTACATTATT comes from Dictyostelium discoideum AX4 chromosome 2 chromosome, whole genome shotgun sequence and encodes:
- a CDS encoding MYND-type zinc finger-containing protein, which encodes MFKSFDGLKLSNSELEGRYIIANRDIDIGESILKCKSYFAVTCEDFKKNSCYNCIKLIKSPSPQQVPRCFGCNEVWYCSEKCKQDNQAKHQHYECAFFNNIKSPKLIQNSKLDFDSYSEIRIILGLLSRYYQDKLLNNKFNSSIIINNQQDDEEDFIKDTLDGVLDLVENDINEETNSVAKEYIDNIIEYIINILKLTINNNSNDNNNNNNNNNNNNNNNNNNNNNNNNNNNNNIEELIKLIRPLIQKVRCNQFGIWTKNDKCIGMAVSPSSSYFNHSCIPNCESVRDGSDMTFKSLFPIKKGDQINISYLALDKSTKRRRDYLKFGYYFHCQCPRCNSTDIDPTGKLEDSLDNWISKFYCHQKKCTGLYYSKLKLSLQSLTNIDNHEIQLSCSTCNDQLIVNSNFYLNKPNY
- a CDS encoding SET domain-containing protein, whose translation is MFKSFNGLELKSSENEGRYLIATRDIQIGEDLLKCKSYFAVTSETLKTTSCFNCIKQLPSVIKLSLKCNQCNEIWYCNEQCKNENINKHQHYECKFYKKLKSPKLKVYPNFDIETFTEIRMIVGLLSRYYQDILLNNKFIEQQLNNNNNNNNDNEQLTNTLDDVFDLVENQVTEESNPAAKERIDSIVEFISELFNLVLLGSTTTKSIINNDDKIEMIRKINEKSRSIIHKTRCNQFGIWTKNDKCIGVAVSPSSSYFNHSCIPNCTDVRDGSNMTFKSLYPIKKGDQLTISYIELDQPIQDRKDELKYGYYFDCICPRCNGDSNSIDSMDNWISKFYCSQKKCTGLYYSKPMIPILNTLTSNHEIQLSCSNCNNINIVTPSFFNK